The nucleotide sequence gggtcaggccagaggcccatgtgatccagcaccctgtttctcatagcggccaatcatgcctatgggaaacaggacctgagcgcaaagcACTCCATGCTGTCTGCTTGTGATTCCTGGCACCTGGTTCTAGAGTTGTACTGCCTCTGTCAGCATTGCCTTGCCTTACCCTTCACGAAGGTGTCTAAActctttttaaagccacccaagttggtgacgattactacatcttgtggctgcaaattctgtagtttaaccaCATGCTGTGTCAATAGGTTAAAACTCGAGCCCCTTAGTTGCCAGAGTACTAAATGGAAGGAAAATGCACCTTCCCTTTGTTTGAATGTCCCATCAGGGGTAAGGCATGTCTGTAAAGCCCATCAACGCAGTGAATGGATTCTGATAGGCTGCTGATTTTGGCCGAGGTATCTTGATATTCCTGTATTTATTTCAGCTCTGCATTTCTTTTGTAGAAACGTGAGATGGAGGAGAAGATGAGGAATGTTCAAAAGAGGCATCAAAAGGAACAGGTAGGGCTATTGAGGTAAATGAACTAGATCTTACCTATTCCGGAGTGGGGATAGGAGCCAGCTGAGTCCCTTGGTCTGATCTGCCTGGCTGTTTGTGTGGCAGGAGGCCTTAtgcgagcagcagcagcaactggaagAGAGGGTGGCAGAGCTGCAAGACAGGCTGCAAATGCACCGTCTGGAGCTGCAGTGCCTGCAGGGGGAGCTAGAGGAACAAGAGCGCCAGGCCTGTGATTGGCGGGAGAAGGTCCAGAGGTGAGTGTTCTGGTTCTGGCTGCAGGGAATGGACTCTAAAATGGGCACTTGAACATTATGTGCAGAAAAGCTGTAGTATATGTGGCACTTACTACTCCCTCATGAAACTTGAGGTTCTGCTTATGCTGGAGAAGTTATGTGCTTGAAAGTGTGGGGACGTTACTTGCTTTTGTCTCCGAAGCCAGAAGGGTTGCTGAATAAAGTTTGCAGTGCCCTGTATAGTTCTTTGCCACTCCCTGTAACTAATGGTAATTGAATCATACTATGCAAAAAAAGAGATCATACTCATTTATACAATCCATAGAATTTGGGTTGCCTGGTGCAGAgtacagattgtgtgtgtgtgtgtgtgtgatactaGTTGCCCTATTTCATAACTGCTAACTTGGATTAAAATCTTCAGCCTTAAGCCTGCCTTAGAAATTTCAGAGGGGGTGGAATCTATCCCTTCACTACTCTGTAGCCACCCTGACTACTCCACAATGAGTGGTGCTGAGGATGTCCCTTAAGCTAAGATAtccttctttttcttcccctgccctgccctgccctgccctggacTTGCTCATTGTTCTCAGGATCTCTGACTTCCAGTGCCTCTTGGAGACTCTGCAGGGTGTCAAACTGATTTCTGCATCTGAGAGTGACCTGGAGGTTGAGCTGACCTCCCATTCCCAGGTGGTGGCCTCTACTCCTCACCACCTGAAGCTGCACTTATACTGGAGGGACAATGGCAGTGTCATGCTGCAGGTGAGTTAAGAGCAAGAAGTGGATACTGATCTGAATCAGTGTGCTGAGACTTCtgatctctctctccctgtctctctcctatgtagagcgacagccctttcttccttctctctgCAGTGCTTCCCTTGGGTACCTGCAGCACAATTAAAGGCATCATTCTGGAGTTACAGCATAGCTACTCCCAGCAAGCACAACTTCTGGCTGAGATTGAGTCACTGCAGAGCTGGTGAGCTTCCTACTTTTGCTATAGCTTGTGTTGCTGTTTTAGGCCTCTGGAGGTGAGGTTTTTCTGTCTTTACCCATGGGGGGTGCATAACTCAGtaccagagcatctgctttacatgtagGTGGTTCCAGGTTcattcactggcatctccagttaaaggatggagggtagcagggctgggagggaccatTGAATTGGAGAGTTGTTGCCGCTTGGAGCAGACAGTGATCTGACTTCGGATAGGACAGCTTTGTGAGATGTATCACCTTCAGAGATGCTCCGAAGTCATCTTAGCAAGCCTACCTGTGGCTGCTGTTGTACCTGCTCAAATTAAATTTATTCTATTTACAGTATTTAGAAATGTATGTCCTTCTGCATATAACATAAACTTAAAGCAGattacaaaaaatatataaaatgcaataaaaacagttCCCATTACCAAAATCAGTGTCGCAATAAAGAATTCACATTACTAAAATCAATTTCACATATTGAACCCAAGAGCAAAAACCGAATAGCTGTTAATACCGAGTTTCTGAATTTAAAAGGAAGACCTTATTAAACTGAAAACCAGGAATAGCTAGGTTTATCGTTCCATGTTTTGATATAGGATGTTATTATGTGTACTGAGGTATTTATTGTTTTAGAATcagaaatgtatattttattgtggGGTGTGTTGAACTGTGTAAAATTTATATATAGTAATAATactaggttgtatccaatgttagtcctcgTTAGAGTCGATctattgaaaataatggacatgattaacttaggttcatcagtttcagtgggtctacttcgaTCATAACTTGGTTGAATATTATGTTGTGAAACTGCTTTGTGATGCTTCAtgggaatgaaataaatatattatgtgaAATGAATTATATCAGATGGAAGAAAAAATGTAcatgtattaaaatattaaaaataggaTAGATTCAACATAAAAATAGGCAGATAGAACTTTCAACCCACACTAAAAGGTTGGCATAAACTCGCTAGGTAGTCTTAATCAAGTCACACTGTCACTACCTTGTTGCTCTTCCCAGTTtcagaatggggtgggggtggttctaaaaacaacaactgagAACGTTTTGAGTACTGAGTCTGTGTGCAGTGTTTTTCCTAAgtttaaaatgtattgttttcCATGTGGATAAAGGCACGTCTGGAAAAGAACAAAACCGAAGGCTGCAAGGTGCACTCTCTGAAGAATCAGTGGGCGCTTATCTCTGCCGCTGCTCCTTTCTATTTCATACTTTTTCCAGGCCCTGTTCAGAATATAGAAGTGTCAAGGTCCTTCTCCAGAGGACTCTTTGTAGGAATAGGCAGCTGGGTCAGGTCCAACCCCTCAAGCCGCTGAGGCTTAACTGTCTCATGTTTGTGAGCAGTAGCTTAGGCGTTGGCCCATCCTTTACTGAGAATTGCCTGGTCTCTATGTATAGAGCGGATTTCTGTTTTCAAGAGAAGAGCCAAGTAAATGACATCCCATTTTGAAAGGAGGCTGTCTCCAGTGCCCCCTATCTCTATGTGTGCCATTACTGATGCTTTAACCCACTCTCTACTCCTCCCTCCTCAGTTTTGCCATTGATTGGCAGCAAGAAAAGAGGATGCTGAGTTACCTAAAGCCCACCTCCACTTGGAGCCTTTACTTGGAGCCAGGATATCCAGCCAGTGGTGGGATCTGTCTCTGCTCAGTGAAGAGTCAACATGGTACAGTGGATGTGACTTCCTATAAGGTTAGTGCtgaggggggtgggtgggatgatcTTGATTGGGGTAAATGGTACAGGAAGAATTAAGACTGCAAGGAGACTGCTGCTAAAATCTCAGTTCCTCTAGTGCCTGGGTGTGCCTCTTTCTGGCAAATGAGAGAGGccacaatttgggttggaggAATACTGCAGGCACCAAAATGCTCACCAGATGTTGTGGGTGTGTATGGAAATGCATGGACATGAGCTGTGGGTGGATGCTGGTAATTTCTCATGTCCACAGTCATTCTTCACCCTTTGCTTCCAGCCCTTTTAAGCATGGCAGTATTTGCCCCTTGGTTGCTGGAGGTGGAGGTGAAATGAAGGTGGAGATTGGTATAATAGCTACTGATGCTGTAAAAGCATTGAGCACTCCCTTCAAAGCATTGAGCACTCCCTGTGCAATTCCTTGGGGGAGCAAGATTCTTTTTTGGCTTTGTGAGGGAGGCTCTTCCCTGATGACAGGCTGCAGGTTCTCCACCCATAGTCATTCATTTTCTCCCTTCACTTCTGCTTTCTGGCTGCACCTCTCCATCTCACAGCAGTGGGGTCACAGAGGTCTGAGATGTTTGTATATAagattcctttaaaaacaattccaaaagggcagtatcctttttgtttgttttaagcagTGGCATCAAACTCTTGGTAGCCCACGCTGCACAAACTAAACAAATTGTTCAGATTCCTAGGCATCCAATTTCTAGGAGCCCTTAGTTGTTTTTTGAGCCCTGGCTATGATACCTACCCTTAAACGTCTCTTTTCGGCAGCCCCCTCAGGAGAGACCTTCACTGCAGAACTGGCTGGAATATCTCAGCACTGTGGACTTCAGCACCCCTTTCCTTGCCTGaacagctgctgctgcctctgcctgTGCATTGTGGTGTTTGGAagttaaagcttgctgagaggcTAACCTTGCTTTGTATCCTGGGGGAGGGAATGAGACTTAATTGAGATTGTTGTATTCTTGGCTGCGGTACACTCTACACATTTAAAGGACCTGGCCTTCTCCCCCAaaggaatgctgggaactgttgctTATCTTAAACTATGCttgaaattgtagttctgtgaggggtaagctacagctcccagaattctttgggggaagccatgcgctttaaatatgtgttaaatgtgctctaaatgtacagtgtgtagGCAGCTGTCCCCTCCTGGGTTGGACCATTTCAGATGCTCCATTCCCACCatcccccagatcagtttttaTCTCCTTGGCATGAGCAGATCTTCCTGTTGTACaattcaatctcctccccttcacaTTTCCTCTTAGTTAATATCCttccttgtttgtgtgtgtgtgttcgacTTTACCCCTGAGCTTTCTGAAACTTTATTATTTTCTGTTCAATAAAATGGTGTGCTGGGCTTCTGTAGCAACAGCCCCTCTGACTGTCTTGGTACTGAAGGTTTTGTTTCAATGCCCTCTAATCCCCTGGCTCATCTCCAGAGGATCATAGGCTGGTGTTTCTCTACATCTCCTCCCCCAAATGTGGACCAAATCATTGGTGTATTATGTTACAAATTTTGGTTAATGAGGACAAACAATCTCGGATGAATTTTGTGAACATGTGTAAAGCCAAGATACACAAATGGAGCAGTGATGGCCACGAAAATGTGGTGGCTGGGATTCATTGGTGTATTTCTTAACAAGCAGGAAAATTATGTTTCTAGGCATTCACAGTTTGCCTAAAGTGGGCAATGTTTATCAATTTTTTCACATTCAACATATCCTATATGTaacacaacccctcccccccgCCCCATATATTGGTGTAGGTCACTTATTTTAATTCAGTCAGGGTAATACCTTCCCTTTTCAGCAGGGTAATATGTTtgggaaaaggccatagctcagcagtagagcatcagttttgcatgcacaaggtcccaggttcaatccctggcatctttaaGTTGGCTtggaagagaaccatgtttgaaatcctggaatggtgccagtcagtgtggatgatactgagcttgatggatccAATAGTCtaactcagtggttcccaacctgggagccgggacccccaggggggccccaaagtaatccagagaggaccatgaacagtaaagaaatgaattatttattaa is from Rhineura floridana isolate rRhiFlo1 chromosome 3, rRhiFlo1.hap2, whole genome shotgun sequence and encodes:
- the LOC133379306 gene encoding ZW10 interactor-like isoform X4, whose amino-acid sequence is MYSQLQVVRFLLDFLDSAPCIQDASESAVRQEVAEAKQQWKTLKAEYQQQVERIKEAVPQMLLKLEKARNRAQLLEEALHRYQDKKREMEEKMRNVQKRHQKEQEALCEQQQQLEERVAELQDRLQMHRLELQCLQGELEEQERQACDWREKVQRISDFQCLLETLQGVKLISASESDLEVELTSHSQVVASTPHHLKLHLYWRDNGSVMLQSDSPFFLLSAVLPLGTCSTIKGIILELQHSYSQQAQLLAEIESLQSCFAIDWQQEKRMLSYLKPTSTWSLYLEPGYPASGGICLCSVKSQHGTVDVTSYKPPQERPSLQNWLEYLSTVDFSTPFLA
- the LOC133379306 gene encoding ZW10 interactor-like isoform X3, whose translation is MSHNYGLLAQLKDELTFESQTKHEVEAQLPAQILAEHAVSTRKTHKLMYSQLQVVRFLLDFLDSAPCIQDASESAVRQEVAEAKQQWKTLKAEYQQQVERIKEAVPQMLLKLEKARNRAQLLEEALHRYQDKKREMEEKMRNVQKRHQKEQEALCEQQQQLEERVAELQDRLQMHRLELQCLQGELEEQERQACDWREKVQRISDFQCLLETLQGVKLISASESDLEVELTSHSQVVASTPHHLKLHLYWRDNGSVMLQSDSPFFLLSAVLPLGTCSTIKGIILELQHSYSQQAQLLAEIESLQSCFAIDWQQEKRMLSYLKPTSTWSLYLEPGYPASGGICLCSVKSQHGTVDVTSYKPPQERPSLQNWLEYLSTVDFSTPFLA
- the LOC133379306 gene encoding ZW10 interactor-like isoform X1, which codes for MAVEVAALELLAQLKDELTFESQTKHEVEAQLPAQILAEHAVSTRKTHKLMYSQLQVVRFLLDFLDSAPCIQDASESAVRQEVAEAKQQWKTLKAEYQQQVERIKEAVPQMLLKLEKARNRAQLLEEALHRYQDKKREMEEKMRNVQKRHQKEQEALCEQQQQLEERVAELQDRLQMHRLELQCLQGELEEQERQACDWREKVQRISDFQCLLETLQGVKLISASESDLEVELTSHSQVVASTPHHLKLHLYWRDNGSVMLQSDSPFFLLSAVLPLGTCSTIKGIILELQHSYSQQAQLLAEIESLQSCFAIDWQQEKRMLSYLKPTSTWSLYLEPGYPASGGICLCSVKSQHGTVDVTSYKPPQERPSLQNWLEYLSTVDFSTPFLA
- the LOC133379306 gene encoding ZW10 interactor-like isoform X2, whose amino-acid sequence is MYLNSWTAWLLAQLKDELTFESQTKHEVEAQLPAQILAEHAVSTRKTHKLMYSQLQVVRFLLDFLDSAPCIQDASESAVRQEVAEAKQQWKTLKAEYQQQVERIKEAVPQMLLKLEKARNRAQLLEEALHRYQDKKREMEEKMRNVQKRHQKEQEALCEQQQQLEERVAELQDRLQMHRLELQCLQGELEEQERQACDWREKVQRISDFQCLLETLQGVKLISASESDLEVELTSHSQVVASTPHHLKLHLYWRDNGSVMLQSDSPFFLLSAVLPLGTCSTIKGIILELQHSYSQQAQLLAEIESLQSCFAIDWQQEKRMLSYLKPTSTWSLYLEPGYPASGGICLCSVKSQHGTVDVTSYKPPQERPSLQNWLEYLSTVDFSTPFLA